The Verrucomicrobiota bacterium genome has a segment encoding these proteins:
- a CDS encoding rRNA pseudouridine synthase — MKVRLQKFLAEAGVASRRASEQIILAGRVSVNGQTIRELGSKVDSDQDQVAVDGSPLRAKRKLYVALNKPRGYVCSKQDEWKRRTIGDLLPKEWNNLSSVGRLDYESEGLLFLTNDGQFSLRLTHPRYGVRKKYLATVEGRVAPGMLGQFTRGVTHAGEKLQAQNARLLAVNNSQSLVELELAEGKNREVRRLFESQGLTVRRLQRTQIGKIKLGELPSGKWRTLTEPEIKSLLPKI, encoded by the coding sequence TTGAAAGTTCGTCTGCAAAAATTTCTGGCCGAAGCCGGCGTGGCCTCCCGTCGCGCCAGCGAGCAAATCATCCTCGCCGGCCGGGTGTCGGTCAACGGCCAGACCATCCGCGAGCTGGGCAGCAAGGTTGATTCCGACCAGGACCAGGTTGCGGTGGACGGAAGCCCGCTCCGCGCGAAGCGGAAGCTTTACGTCGCCCTCAACAAACCGCGCGGTTACGTCTGCTCGAAACAGGATGAATGGAAACGTCGGACGATCGGCGATCTGCTCCCAAAGGAATGGAACAACCTCTCCTCCGTGGGGCGGCTGGACTATGAGAGTGAAGGATTGCTTTTTCTGACGAACGACGGACAGTTCAGTTTGCGGCTGACGCATCCGCGTTACGGCGTCCGCAAAAAATACCTCGCGACGGTGGAAGGGCGCGTGGCGCCCGGGATGTTGGGCCAGTTCACGCGCGGCGTGACGCACGCGGGGGAAAAATTGCAGGCGCAGAATGCCCGGCTGTTGGCGGTCAACAATTCCCAGAGCCTGGTGGAACTGGAACTGGCCGAAGGCAAGAATCGCGAAGTACGGCGGCTGTTTGAATCGCAAGGCTTGACGGTCCGCCGGTTGCAGCGCACACAGATCGGAAAGATCAAGCTCGGCGAATTGCCCAGCGGCAAATGGCGGACATTGACAGAACCGGAGATTAAATCTCTACTTCCCAAGATATGA
- a CDS encoding small basic protein — translation MSQHRSLRAIATMGGKRNVLKRFERVEVLKRRGQWKPGDRVTGLRKTKPDV, via the coding sequence ATGTCACAACATCGCAGTCTGCGGGCCATCGCCACCATGGGTGGCAAACGAAATGTCCTCAAGCGCTTCGAGCGCGTGGAAGTGCTGAAACGACGCGGCCAATGGAAGCCGGGCGACCGCGTGACCGGCCTGCGCAAGACCAAGCCGGACGTGTGA